One Thermogemmata fonticola DNA window includes the following coding sequences:
- a CDS encoding AAA family ATPase produces MVWFIQRDDIIEFQDNPEGFWAPQVMSQHPLRLEAMRGRPISIRGKGAVWMYAHAGAMAQAAGAASIHLKELIRGNSSDIRQCLCKLEESRQHPGCYLWQMQLNSVQDLKPEAIESLLEPTLKEIREKRPRELCLTGKAPVTVYARVAWEAVAAGCQHLYCLTPIHDCILVYSTSDSQLGERLPLPWLEQFVPQPQKSMILGVIGDPNSGKSVFARALYACLLSRVISQQRRLWILDCDGQSPTPAWYLSLLQEGHVELARQYRDILKERRRWTPTMEDHFVRILQGLRRFFELVITDQPGGDLGADPPQRIPPGRERFFQQLDELILVAREGEVTWKLWHDELARHGLAHRLRVILYGSHPEAPPTLQLTRQGDLWIGTVQGLERTRTKQELVQAFQPVLEPLWEDWRQRLRSCVAEV; encoded by the coding sequence ATGGTGTGGTTCATCCAGCGTGATGATATCATCGAGTTTCAGGACAATCCGGAAGGATTCTGGGCGCCACAGGTCATGTCGCAGCACCCTCTGCGGCTCGAAGCGATGCGGGGCCGGCCGATCTCCATCCGCGGGAAAGGAGCGGTGTGGATGTATGCCCACGCAGGTGCGATGGCCCAAGCAGCAGGTGCGGCGTCGATCCACCTGAAGGAACTGATCCGCGGGAACTCGTCCGATATCCGCCAGTGCTTGTGCAAACTCGAAGAGTCACGCCAACATCCAGGCTGCTATCTCTGGCAGATGCAACTCAATTCGGTGCAGGACCTGAAACCCGAAGCCATCGAGAGCCTACTAGAACCTACCCTTAAGGAAATCCGAGAGAAACGTCCACGGGAACTCTGCCTGACCGGCAAAGCCCCCGTCACAGTTTATGCCCGCGTGGCCTGGGAGGCTGTAGCCGCGGGATGCCAGCACCTTTACTGCCTAACGCCGATCCACGATTGTATTCTGGTTTACAGCACTTCGGACTCGCAATTAGGGGAACGCCTTCCCCTCCCATGGCTAGAGCAATTCGTACCCCAGCCGCAAAAATCCATGATCCTCGGCGTCATCGGGGACCCCAACTCCGGGAAGTCTGTATTTGCCCGTGCTCTTTATGCTTGTCTCCTGAGCCGAGTCATCTCTCAGCAGCGGCGCTTGTGGATTTTGGATTGCGACGGCCAATCACCCACCCCTGCGTGGTATCTCAGCCTGCTCCAGGAGGGACATGTCGAACTCGCCCGGCAATATCGCGACATTCTCAAGGAGCGCCGCCGGTGGACCCCCACCATGGAGGATCACTTTGTCCGCATTCTCCAAGGTCTGCGCCGCTTCTTTGAGTTGGTGATCACGGACCAACCGGGAGGAGACCTCGGAGCGGATCCACCCCAACGGATTCCTCCAGGACGGGAGCGATTCTTCCAGCAGCTCGATGAATTGATCCTCGTAGCTCGCGAAGGGGAAGTCACCTGGAAACTATGGCATGATGAGTTGGCCCGGCACGGCCTGGCCCACCGCTTGCGGGTCATCCTGTATGGCTCCCATCCTGAGGCACCCCCCACGCTGCAACTTACCCGCCAAGGCGATCTGTGGATCGGCACAGTGCAAGGTCTGGAACGCACGCGCACCAAACAGGAACTGGTCCAAGCGTTTCAGCCCGTCCTGGAGCCGCTCTGGGAAGATTGGCGACAGCGATTGCGCTCCTGCGTAGCGGAAGTTTGA
- a CDS encoding ABC transporter permease, with protein MAVTHSQLDGTCRDVEAQRRGGVTVPSDFSGTDATGIRVLAMNGKPIRLFVMATLARTYPRVAWLFRSRIWLIQETVLPVLAAAGFVYAYRAMQAPPAYAGVVVLGAALTTFWLNVLWGMGAQLYWERDAGNLELFVLSPAPLTAILTGMALGGMITTLVRATAITLTGVLLFDIPIRPSSWWLLISFFLLTLAALYGLGMLFASLFLRWGREAWHLVSLFQEPIYLLSGTNFPLTIFPKAVIVVASIVPLTLGMDALRQVLFHMPGVLPLWGEAAALIILAIGFFGAARLSLRHLERRSREEGTLTLRWQ; from the coding sequence ATGGCAGTTACCCATTCGCAACTGGACGGAACCTGTAGGGATGTGGAAGCCCAACGACGAGGCGGCGTTACCGTCCCCAGCGATTTTTCAGGAACAGATGCTACCGGCATTCGGGTACTTGCGATGAATGGGAAACCCATCCGATTGTTTGTGATGGCGACCTTGGCCCGCACCTATCCGCGGGTAGCCTGGTTGTTCCGCAGCCGTATTTGGTTGATCCAGGAGACGGTTCTGCCCGTCCTGGCCGCCGCAGGTTTCGTTTACGCTTATCGGGCGATGCAGGCGCCCCCCGCGTATGCTGGTGTCGTCGTGCTCGGAGCCGCTCTGACCACCTTCTGGCTCAACGTACTTTGGGGTATGGGCGCACAACTGTATTGGGAACGGGATGCGGGAAATCTGGAGTTGTTCGTACTTTCTCCCGCTCCACTGACCGCAATCCTGACTGGTATGGCTCTCGGCGGAATGATCACGACTCTGGTACGGGCCACGGCGATCACTCTAACCGGCGTCTTGCTCTTTGACATCCCGATTCGTCCCAGCAGTTGGTGGCTTCTGATCAGCTTTTTCCTCCTGACCCTGGCCGCCCTTTACGGGCTGGGTATGCTCTTCGCCTCGCTCTTCCTGCGGTGGGGTCGGGAGGCCTGGCATCTGGTCAGCCTCTTCCAGGAGCCGATCTACCTGCTCAGCGGAACCAACTTCCCCCTCACCATTTTCCCTAAGGCTGTCATCGTTGTAGCCAGCATCGTCCCGTTGACCCTGGGCATGGACGCGTTGCGCCAAGTATTGTTCCACATGCCGGGAGTGCTGCCTTTGTGGGGAGAAGCCGCCGCTTTGATCATCCTGGCTATTGGCTTTTTCGGAGCGGCCCGGCTAAGCCTAAGGCACTTGGAACGGCGAAGCCGCGAAGAGGGGACCCTTACCCTCCGCTGGCAGTAA
- a CDS encoding NADH-quinone oxidoreductase subunit L produces the protein MIPGWEATPGRLYVVATLLPLAVVLVLATAGMLRAWIRPLRTPGSWTETVYWMLGGDVPLRAGAFLSVAAMAVTAFLSLVGLVQFLSATDSAEPVRWAERIDWVRIGPLSDNLTAGTGVDHATLPALVLQVGYRIDALTAVLFAMVAVVALAIFIFALGYMAEETQTVVEDHEAQHQYHRDQPVERRGRFGRFYLFLSLFCFAMLHLLIADNLFQIFVSWELVGVCSFWLIGFYQERPSASYAANKAFIINRVGDAGFLIGIAIAWTQLGTLNLEEIFQRLRGGTDSDGRVRYARVVAEAEGTDALPIGAAGEVRRRSYEVGADRQGGTHVLLHPLSGRGSDVPARVRVSEPMSLQDYAVMPYWLWVVMGVGILLGCIGKSAQWPLHTWLPDAMEGPTPVSALIHAATMVAAGVYLVGRCYPLFASEVLLITAYIGAITAFLAASIALVQTDIKRVLAYSTCSQLGLMFLALGLGGWIAGLLHLLTHAFFKALLFLGAGSVIHACHHVQDMRQMGGLRRKMPITALTMLVGVLAISGVPLLSGWYSKERILSQAVGWGLYQPQHVLLWLLPWLTTVLTAYYMFRLWLLTFAGTPRDEQVYEQVQESPGVMTGPLVVLAVLSAGGAWGWPVWEVEASWLGRVLEQAQPAMVQEYVEVTERGHHYHLLTAGLALACTLGGAGLAYLWFGRTTVTAEQFQVHSQVGRFLENKWYFDEIYDAAVLRPVVQAAQVIAQADKRPTEVEVSVPAPAALEEPPPRRFDWGTLDGWLNAVGDLAAAGGEVLRRWQSGRLRWYIGMLALTSVLILGMLAGWNR, from the coding sequence ATGATACCAGGTTGGGAAGCGACACCCGGACGATTGTATGTTGTAGCGACGCTGTTACCGCTGGCGGTGGTGCTTGTGCTGGCGACAGCCGGGATGCTCCGGGCCTGGATTCGCCCTCTCCGCACGCCGGGAAGCTGGACGGAAACTGTGTACTGGATGCTCGGAGGAGACGTTCCTCTCCGGGCGGGGGCCTTTCTGTCAGTCGCCGCTATGGCAGTAACCGCCTTCCTGAGTTTGGTGGGTCTGGTGCAGTTTCTGTCAGCGACGGACTCCGCCGAACCCGTCCGTTGGGCAGAACGGATCGATTGGGTCCGGATCGGTCCCTTGTCGGACAATCTGACCGCCGGAACGGGCGTGGATCATGCCACCCTTCCTGCCCTGGTTCTGCAAGTGGGATACCGGATCGATGCTTTGACGGCGGTACTCTTCGCCATGGTCGCGGTGGTGGCCTTGGCGATTTTCATCTTCGCTCTGGGATACATGGCGGAAGAAACCCAAACGGTAGTGGAAGATCACGAAGCCCAGCACCAATATCACCGGGATCAACCTGTCGAGCGGCGGGGGCGCTTTGGGCGTTTCTATCTGTTCTTATCCCTGTTTTGCTTCGCCATGCTCCATCTGCTGATTGCGGATAATCTGTTCCAAATCTTCGTGAGCTGGGAGTTGGTCGGCGTCTGCTCGTTTTGGCTCATCGGGTTCTATCAAGAGCGGCCGAGTGCCAGTTACGCGGCTAACAAGGCATTCATTATCAACCGGGTGGGGGATGCGGGTTTCCTCATCGGTATCGCTATCGCCTGGACCCAATTGGGAACGCTCAACCTGGAGGAGATATTCCAACGCCTGAGAGGGGGGACTGATTCCGATGGGAGAGTGCGATACGCCCGCGTGGTCGCGGAGGCTGAAGGGACCGATGCTTTGCCGATAGGGGCAGCGGGTGAAGTTCGCAGAAGAAGCTATGAGGTGGGCGCGGACCGCCAGGGGGGGACCCATGTGCTGCTGCATCCGCTGTCAGGTCGGGGATCTGACGTACCAGCACGCGTGCGCGTTTCAGAACCGATGAGCTTGCAGGACTACGCGGTGATGCCCTACTGGTTGTGGGTGGTTATGGGTGTGGGGATTCTTTTGGGCTGTATCGGCAAGAGCGCCCAATGGCCGCTGCACACGTGGTTGCCGGATGCAATGGAAGGCCCTACGCCCGTTTCCGCCTTGATCCACGCGGCGACGATGGTGGCGGCCGGCGTCTATCTGGTCGGTCGTTGCTATCCCCTCTTTGCTAGCGAGGTTCTGTTGATCACGGCCTACATTGGCGCTATCACCGCTTTTTTGGCGGCCAGCATCGCCTTGGTGCAAACCGACATCAAGCGAGTCCTTGCGTACTCCACGTGTAGCCAACTGGGGCTGATGTTTCTGGCGTTGGGATTGGGAGGGTGGATCGCGGGATTGCTCCATCTGCTGACCCATGCCTTCTTCAAGGCGTTGTTATTTCTGGGAGCGGGAAGCGTGATCCACGCCTGTCACCACGTTCAGGATATGCGGCAAATGGGAGGCCTCCGCCGGAAGATGCCTATCACCGCTTTGACCATGCTGGTGGGGGTGCTGGCCATCTCAGGGGTACCATTGTTGAGTGGATGGTACAGCAAGGAACGCATTCTGAGCCAGGCGGTGGGGTGGGGCTTGTATCAACCGCAGCATGTGTTGCTGTGGCTGTTGCCGTGGCTAACCACGGTGCTGACGGCCTACTACATGTTCCGCTTGTGGCTATTGACCTTTGCGGGCACGCCTCGAGACGAGCAGGTGTATGAGCAGGTGCAGGAGTCGCCTGGGGTGATGACCGGTCCGCTCGTTGTCCTAGCCGTACTGAGTGCAGGTGGGGCTTGGGGCTGGCCGGTGTGGGAAGTGGAGGCCAGTTGGCTGGGCCGGGTGCTGGAACAGGCTCAACCGGCGATGGTTCAGGAATATGTTGAGGTGACAGAACGGGGTCACCATTATCACCTGCTGACGGCGGGTTTGGCTCTGGCCTGTACCCTGGGCGGAGCGGGGCTGGCCTATCTGTGGTTCGGACGGACAACGGTGACCGCGGAACAGTTTCAAGTGCACAGTCAGGTCGGTCGGTTTCTGGAGAACAAATGGTATTTCGACGAGATTTACGATGCGGCGGTGTTGCGTCCCGTGGTCCAAGCCGCTCAGGTGATTGCCCAAGCGGACAAACGCCCGACGGAAGTGGAGGTTTCAGTCCCTGCTCCTGCGGCGCTGGAAGAGCCACCGCCCCGCCGCTTCGACTGGGGAACTCTAGATGGCTGGCTCAACGCCGTGGGCGACCTGGCTGCGGCCGGGGGTGAAGTTCTCCGCCGATGGCAATCCGGCCGCTTACGCTGGTACATCGGGATGCTGGCCTTGACGTCGGTGCTCATTCTGGGAATGCTCGCGGGTTGGAACCGCTGA
- a CDS encoding MFS transporter, with protein MAPSPSTSECPTPPPSDSSGWFNRTVWGAGLTSFLSDVSYEMASAILPAFLRLLHIPPESVGLLLGWIEGIADLSSNAVKLIMGWYSDRIGHRKPYVVAGYTLTGVAFVLCAVAVSWPLVLAAKVIGWIGKGLRGPLRNAILADAVPPQHVGKAFGFHRAGDTLGAIIGPLLGAALLAYLPPEWFDQPDEPYRLIFLLTLIPGLAAAIAFAVLVREQRFTPRPALRFTASLRSLPKDFRRYLLPVFVFGIGDFSHALLILTAGLLLTPLYGMPSAAVWAGVLYAIRNTAGALTAYPAGWLGDRFGRRRVLVAAYLLAAAVMFGFTLLTLNGWTHPVILILLFTLAGVYIAMEEALEPAITADLVRDRSLRGTAMGVLATVNGLGDFIASAAVGSLFLLGQPYAYATAAILMFLGAVLLIPRTGHVEPPPPSSD; from the coding sequence ATGGCCCCCTCTCCCTCTACCTCCGAGTGCCCGACCCCTCCGCCCTCTGACTCTAGCGGCTGGTTCAATCGCACGGTTTGGGGAGCGGGCCTGACCAGTTTTCTCTCCGATGTCAGCTACGAAATGGCCTCGGCGATCCTGCCGGCATTCTTGCGGCTGCTGCACATTCCCCCCGAAAGCGTGGGCCTGCTTCTCGGCTGGATCGAAGGGATCGCCGATCTCAGCTCCAATGCCGTCAAGCTGATCATGGGTTGGTATTCTGACCGAATCGGCCACCGCAAGCCCTACGTGGTCGCCGGCTATACCTTGACCGGGGTCGCCTTCGTTCTGTGCGCTGTAGCAGTCAGTTGGCCCTTGGTACTGGCGGCCAAGGTGATAGGTTGGATTGGCAAAGGATTGCGCGGTCCCTTGCGCAACGCCATTTTGGCGGATGCCGTACCGCCGCAGCACGTCGGCAAAGCGTTCGGCTTCCATCGTGCCGGGGACACCTTGGGAGCCATCATCGGGCCACTATTGGGAGCCGCTCTTCTTGCCTATCTCCCGCCGGAGTGGTTCGATCAACCCGATGAACCCTACCGTTTGATTTTCCTGCTCACATTGATCCCCGGTCTGGCAGCAGCCATCGCGTTTGCCGTTCTGGTCCGTGAACAACGTTTTACTCCCCGACCGGCTTTGCGTTTCACTGCTTCCCTCCGTTCCCTACCGAAGGATTTCCGGCGTTACCTGCTGCCGGTGTTCGTGTTTGGCATTGGGGATTTCTCCCACGCCCTACTGATCCTGACCGCAGGCTTGCTGCTCACCCCGCTTTATGGCATGCCCTCGGCAGCGGTCTGGGCCGGCGTGCTTTATGCCATTCGCAACACCGCCGGGGCTTTGACTGCTTATCCGGCGGGGTGGCTAGGCGATCGCTTCGGACGCCGACGCGTCCTTGTCGCCGCTTATCTCCTAGCCGCTGCCGTCATGTTCGGATTTACGCTCCTGACCCTCAATGGCTGGACCCATCCTGTCATTCTGATTCTCCTCTTCACCCTGGCTGGTGTTTACATTGCGATGGAAGAAGCACTAGAACCTGCGATCACCGCCGATCTGGTCCGCGACCGATCTCTCCGTGGCACAGCGATGGGCGTGCTCGCTACCGTCAACGGATTGGGAGACTTCATTGCCAGCGCCGCTGTTGGAAGCTTGTTCCTACTAGGTCAACCCTATGCTTATGCGACCGCTGCTATCCTCATGTTCCTCGGCGCCGTGCTGCTCATTCCCCGTACCGGCCACGTGGAACCCCCTCCCCCTTCTTCAGATTGA
- a CDS encoding NADH-quinone oxidoreductase subunit J family protein — MTLSGVLFVVIAAVVAVSALGVVLSRHIVRMAVWLLFTLVGVALLYFLLGAEFLGAAQMIVYVGGTLVLLVFGVMLTAQGPLRELRTAPAEWAVGGILAGLLLILVACTLWRLPSPQASIGPLPGTAPLGLGLLGVQETTPSATLSGLPENSEKLGRTPVAYLLPFEIVSVHLLVVLIGAAYLARARKKLVHRQASTELDRSNEAESGASTNHGAAPEQT; from the coding sequence ATGACGCTTTCCGGGGTGTTGTTTGTGGTGATCGCAGCGGTGGTGGCTGTCTCGGCCCTGGGAGTGGTTCTGAGCCGCCACATCGTCCGTATGGCTGTGTGGCTGCTTTTTACCCTGGTCGGCGTGGCCCTCTTGTACTTCCTATTGGGCGCGGAGTTTCTGGGGGCAGCTCAAATGATCGTGTATGTGGGCGGAACCCTGGTATTGCTCGTGTTCGGAGTGATGCTGACGGCTCAGGGTCCGCTCCGGGAACTGCGGACAGCACCGGCGGAATGGGCGGTGGGCGGGATTTTAGCGGGCCTGTTGTTGATTCTGGTGGCTTGTACTCTTTGGCGCTTGCCGTCGCCTCAAGCCAGCATAGGCCCTCTGCCGGGGACAGCCCCGCTTGGTCTAGGATTGCTCGGTGTTCAAGAGACGACCCCAAGCGCTACTCTTTCCGGGCTGCCGGAGAATAGCGAAAAGTTAGGGCGTACCCCCGTAGCGTATCTGCTGCCGTTCGAGATTGTTTCAGTCCATCTGTTGGTGGTCTTGATCGGTGCCGCCTATCTGGCCCGTGCACGAAAAAAATTGGTGCACAGGCAGGCATCGACAGAGTTGGACCGGTCAAACGAAGCAGAATCTGGGGCATCCACGAATCATGGTGCTGCTCCTGAGCAGACGTGA
- a CDS encoding complex I subunit 4 family protein → MLEADLVWLTVLIFLPAGTALLLALLPSRWLEAMRWVALFGAAATLSVSLCVVVGYYLLLDSRLDVHGRPLYSALSRLDARADQAASDAAQPVPKALLSDDWIARRPWIAAFSIDYALGVDGIGLSLVVLTALVTLTALAASWNIEQGVRGYLMLVLLLETGVIGAFLALDFFLFYVFYELMLIPMFVLIGLWGGIRRRYAAFKFVVYTLGGSVAILAALFACHSVDVRDFVDQAVVQQRVRELAKERNWNEQDADKHVRIHTFDIVTLTKVGRAVMLILNGEEERLAARDSIAEQAVWGGGNTGPVKVFAPGVDVSAAIARLKAQPVCTRPFQYLVFALLFLGFAVKIPIVPLHSWLPDAHVEAPTPISMILAGVLLKLGGYGLVRLVIPLCPWAAAQLSVVLGLIGVVGILYGALVAMGQTDFKKLLAYSSVSHMGFVVLGVAAWSSGNSAQYWQWGVNGAVFQMLSHGITAAALFFVVGVVYDRAHHRDLRRFGGLWEPMPLYCGFSAVLFFASMGLPGLCGFVGEFFVLLSAWHFSPVLAIPAILSVILTAGYLLWTWLRVFTGVNDATRSYPDLSPREAITLFPYVVLAILLGILPYTLVLQWVDPAITGWVANLASLR, encoded by the coding sequence ATGCTGGAAGCCGATCTGGTCTGGTTGACCGTGTTGATTTTCCTGCCCGCGGGGACCGCTTTGCTCTTGGCACTTCTGCCATCGCGATGGCTCGAAGCGATGCGGTGGGTGGCGTTGTTTGGTGCCGCGGCCACGTTGTCCGTCAGCTTGTGTGTGGTGGTGGGGTATTATCTGCTGCTGGATTCGCGCCTGGATGTGCATGGCCGCCCGCTTTACAGCGCCTTATCGCGCCTGGATGCTCGCGCCGATCAGGCGGCTTCCGATGCTGCCCAGCCGGTTCCCAAAGCCTTGCTTTCCGATGATTGGATCGCGCGCCGACCCTGGATTGCGGCTTTTAGTATCGACTACGCTTTGGGAGTGGATGGGATTGGCCTTTCGCTAGTGGTTCTAACCGCTTTGGTTACTTTGACAGCCTTGGCGGCGAGTTGGAACATCGAGCAGGGAGTGCGGGGCTACCTCATGCTCGTGTTGCTTTTGGAAACCGGGGTGATCGGAGCCTTCTTAGCCCTGGACTTTTTCCTGTTTTATGTGTTCTACGAATTGATGCTGATCCCGATGTTCGTTTTGATCGGCTTATGGGGCGGCATCCGTCGGCGCTATGCAGCTTTTAAGTTTGTGGTTTATACTCTCGGCGGCAGTGTGGCGATCCTGGCGGCCCTTTTCGCCTGCCATAGTGTGGATGTGCGGGATTTCGTGGATCAAGCCGTAGTCCAGCAACGCGTGCGGGAGCTGGCCAAGGAACGGAATTGGAACGAGCAAGATGCGGACAAACATGTGCGGATTCACACTTTTGACATCGTCACGCTGACGAAGGTCGGGCGAGCCGTCATGCTGATCCTCAACGGCGAGGAAGAAAGGTTGGCGGCTCGCGACTCTATCGCGGAACAGGCCGTTTGGGGCGGAGGAAACACGGGACCGGTCAAAGTGTTCGCGCCGGGAGTCGATGTGTCCGCGGCGATTGCCCGTCTTAAGGCTCAGCCGGTGTGTACCCGCCCATTCCAGTATCTGGTCTTCGCCCTGCTTTTTTTGGGCTTTGCCGTCAAGATACCCATTGTGCCCCTGCATTCCTGGCTGCCGGATGCCCACGTGGAAGCGCCGACACCCATCAGCATGATCCTGGCCGGTGTGCTCCTGAAACTGGGGGGCTACGGCTTGGTGCGCCTGGTTATACCTCTATGCCCTTGGGCAGCGGCGCAACTGAGTGTGGTCCTGGGGTTGATCGGCGTAGTGGGCATCCTCTACGGCGCTCTTGTCGCCATGGGTCAGACGGATTTCAAAAAACTGCTGGCGTATTCATCCGTCAGCCACATGGGGTTTGTCGTCTTAGGTGTGGCGGCGTGGTCGTCGGGGAATTCCGCCCAGTACTGGCAATGGGGAGTCAATGGTGCGGTGTTTCAAATGCTCTCCCACGGCATCACCGCGGCCGCCTTGTTTTTCGTAGTTGGAGTGGTCTATGACCGTGCCCATCATCGGGACCTGCGGCGTTTTGGTGGATTGTGGGAACCAATGCCTCTTTACTGCGGCTTCAGCGCTGTGCTTTTTTTCGCCAGTATGGGGCTACCGGGCTTGTGCGGTTTCGTGGGAGAGTTTTTCGTACTACTCTCGGCGTGGCATTTCTCTCCAGTATTAGCGATTCCGGCTATACTGAGCGTGATCCTCACCGCGGGTTATCTTCTCTGGACCTGGCTGCGAGTCTTTACCGGTGTCAATGATGCGACACGCTCCTACCCTGATCTCTCTCCCCGTGAGGCTATAACGCTTTTTCCCTACGTGGTTTTGGCCATTTTGTTGGGGATCCTTCCTTACACCCTCGTGCTCCAGTGGGTGGATCCGGCCATCACCGGGTGGGTGGCGAATCTCGCTTCGCTCCGTTGA
- the nuoK gene encoding NADH-quinone oxidoreductase subunit NuoK, with product MVLLLGAWVFVCGVACLALKRNALGVLMGVELVLNASNINLIAVAHYNPAFRLEGQIFALLVIVLAAAEAAVALAIILHYYNTYATVDVDAAQQLRN from the coding sequence ATGGTACTGCTACTGGGTGCGTGGGTTTTCGTGTGCGGTGTGGCGTGTTTGGCGTTGAAGCGCAATGCCTTGGGAGTTTTGATGGGTGTTGAATTGGTGCTAAACGCTTCGAATATCAACCTAATCGCAGTGGCTCATTACAATCCCGCCTTTCGCCTGGAAGGTCAAATATTCGCTCTACTCGTGATCGTGCTGGCGGCAGCAGAGGCCGCGGTGGCATTAGCGATCATTTTGCACTACTACAACACTTATGCCACAGTAGATGTTGATGCCGCCCAGCAGTTGCGCAACTAG
- a CDS encoding ABC transporter ATP-binding protein yields MSATWAIATEELTRTFTKVRRRNWRKRQAAAANSSLSSPVKDEGTFIALHRINLQVRHGELFGLLGPNGAGKTTLIKILATLLSPTSGQAWVNGWDVVRQAEAIRPHINMVSGGESSGYGILTVRENLWLFARLYGVPSRLAYERIDRMLQIVGLEDKAQTRISHLSTGQRQKMNFCRGFITDPKILFLDEPTLGLDVQSARAIRTFIRQWLQEQPGRTILLTTHYMAEAEELCDRIAIIDHGQLLACDTPTALKRQVQQYPRYLIHLAPSTDGWSRLSQIPGVHSLQIRTTTATTDLKLSLLEDAVIGSVVQTVVQHGGRILSLQKLEPTLEDVFLELVGRQLNDQEEELLTAPVQTSD; encoded by the coding sequence ATGAGTGCTACCTGGGCGATTGCTACAGAAGAGCTAACGCGTACCTTCACCAAAGTGCGCCGCCGTAATTGGCGGAAACGCCAGGCGGCTGCGGCCAATTCCTCACTTTCCAGTCCCGTCAAGGATGAGGGAACCTTTATCGCATTGCATCGAATCAATCTACAAGTGCGGCACGGGGAATTATTCGGCCTCCTCGGCCCAAACGGTGCGGGAAAGACCACACTGATCAAAATCCTGGCCACTCTGCTCTCCCCAACCTCCGGCCAAGCCTGGGTCAATGGCTGGGATGTGGTCCGCCAGGCCGAAGCGATCCGTCCGCACATCAACATGGTCTCTGGTGGCGAAAGCTCCGGTTACGGTATTCTCACCGTGCGCGAGAATCTCTGGCTCTTCGCCCGCCTCTACGGCGTCCCCAGCCGCCTGGCTTATGAGCGGATCGACCGCATGCTCCAAATCGTCGGCCTGGAAGATAAGGCCCAGACACGCATCAGCCACCTGTCCACCGGACAACGTCAAAAGATGAACTTCTGCCGCGGTTTCATCACTGATCCGAAAATCCTCTTCCTCGATGAACCCACCTTGGGGCTGGATGTGCAAAGTGCCCGCGCGATTCGCACTTTCATCCGGCAGTGGCTGCAAGAGCAACCGGGGCGCACCATCTTACTGACGACCCATTACATGGCAGAAGCCGAGGAACTGTGCGACCGGATCGCCATCATCGATCATGGCCAGTTGCTCGCTTGCGATACGCCCACGGCCCTGAAACGGCAGGTCCAGCAGTATCCGCGTTATCTCATTCATCTGGCCCCTAGCACAGACGGTTGGTCCCGTCTCAGCCAGATTCCGGGCGTCCATAGTTTGCAAATTCGTACCACAACTGCGACCACAGACCTGAAGCTCTCCCTGCTGGAAGATGCTGTCATCGGCTCCGTAGTCCAGACCGTCGTTCAACATGGCGGCCGCATCCTCAGCCTCCAAAAGCTAGAGCCAACCTTGGAGGATGTCTTCTTGGAATTGGTGGGCCGGCAATTGAACGATCAGGAGGAGGAACTGCTAACCGCTCCAGTCCAAACTAGCGATTGA